Proteins encoded within one genomic window of Ranitomeya variabilis isolate aRanVar5 chromosome 4, aRanVar5.hap1, whole genome shotgun sequence:
- the LOC143769946 gene encoding uncharacterized protein LOC143769946, which yields MDTAEQLSSVAVLTGSTETEDSDRTEIQIEDAAPPAPLRSRLPSRKRKATSSSNDAAKMFSMAKRLMSREISSGTSGFANYVAEKLSKLDESQKDHAERLIFEALSKAAAKELNASAKVVVERVEQRHTDLRMQSYQNLWPQPPEPHFSTPVRRNGPSYSFAPQSQPTYNYVPPDLASPSRHRNYNQDGRFLDL from the exons ATGGACACCGCAGAGCAGCTTTCATCAGTGGCG GTGCTGACTGGATCGACAGAGACAGAAGACAGTGACCGCACTGAAATACAGATTGAGGATGCAGCGCCTCCTGCCCCGCTTCGCTCAAGGCTACCGTCGAGGAAGCGCAAAGCCACCAGCTCCAGCAACGACGCGGCCAAAATGTTTTCCATGGCTAAAAGGCTAATGAGTCGGGAAATTTCAAGCGGCACCTCAGGCTTTGCAAACTATGTTGCGGAAAAGTTATCCAAACTGGACGAGTCGCAGAAGGATCATGCAGAGCGACTGATTTTTGAAGCCTTGAGCAAAGCGGCAGCCAAAGAACTGAATGCATCGGCAAAGGTGGTGGTAGAAAGGGTGGAGCAACGTCACACGGACCTGCGCATGCAAAGCTACCAGAACTTGTGGCCGCAACCCCCGGAGCCTCACTTCAGTACCCCTGTTCGCAGAAATGGACCTAGCTACAGCTTTGCCCCACAAAGCCAACCGACATACAACTATGTTCCTCCTGACTTGGCTTCACCATCCCGACACCGGAACTACAATCAAGATGGACGCTTTCTGGACTTGTAA